In Sphaerodactylus townsendi isolate TG3544 linkage group LG13, MPM_Stown_v2.3, whole genome shotgun sequence, one DNA window encodes the following:
- the OGFOD2 gene encoding LOW QUALITY PROTEIN: 2-oxoglutarate and iron-dependent oxygenase domain-containing protein 2 (The sequence of the model RefSeq protein was modified relative to this genomic sequence to represent the inferred CDS: deleted 2 bases in 1 codon), producing MEPERMGPGRGRFLACACFLTDNLFVARYGLHLRYWGDPEQLRREYGPALREHGCKTEEAFEAVIQEVEKEVQRRKELDRHSRERRAIISQNYRPKHPELYNLQDSFLAPQFVETVKYCTSSGADLQGLLSHVESISDKRIYRLPVFTEEFCQAFIEELENFEQSEMPKGRPNSMNNYGVLLNELGMDEAFITPLREKYLQPISALLYPDCGGGCLDSHKAFVVKYALREDLDLSSHYDNAEVTLNVSLGKEFTEGNLYFAEFRQDHKPVPRYTEVEHVPRHGLFHRGGQLHGALPIGSGERWNLIIWMRSSAIRNQLCPMCNRQPDLVPADGFGDGFTGNPRDGQPETVDFCSLT from the exons ATGGAGCCTGAAAGGATGGGGCCGGGCCGGGGTCGCTTCCTGGCTTGCGCCTGCTTCCTCACCGACAACCTGTTCGTGGCTCGCTACGGCCTCCACCTGCGATACTGGGGGGATCCCGAGCAGCTGCGCAGGGAGTATGGACCG gccttAAGAGAGCATGGCTGCAAAACTGAGGAAGCGTTTGAAGCTGTAATACAAGAG GttgaaaaagaagtgcagagaagaaagGAATTAGATCGCCACTCCAGAGAACGGAGAGCAATCATTTCCCAGAACTACAGACCAAAACACCCAGAACTCTATAATTTACAG GATTCCTTTTTGGCTCCGCAATTTGTAGAAACTGTGAAGTACTGCACGTCCAGTGGTGCGGATCTCCAAGGTCTGCTGAGCCATGTGGAATCTATCTCAG ATAAAAGAATCTACCGCCTCCCTGTATTCACTGAGGAATTCTGCCAAGCGTTC ATAGAGGAGCTGGAGAACTTTGAACAGTCCGAGATGCCGAAGGGGAGGCCCAACAGCATGAATAACTATGGG GTTCTCTTAAACGAGCTGGGGATGGACGAGGCTTTCATCACGCCACTCCGAGAAAAGTACCTGCAGCCCATTTCGGCACTCCTGTACCCGGACTGTGGGGGAGGCTGCTTGGACAGCCACAAAGCTTTTGTCGTGAAGTACGCCTTGCGTGAAGACCTGGACCTCAGCTCCCACTACGACAATGCAGAAGTGACCCTGAACGTCTCCCTGGGAAAAGAATTCACTGAGGGCAACCTCTATTTTGCTGAGTTCAGACAG GATCACAAGCCTGTGCCGCGCTACACAGAAGTTGAGCACGTGCCCCGCCATGGATTGTTTCACCGGGGAGGACAGTTGCACGGAGCTCTCCCCATTGGCTCTGGGGAACGCTGGAACTTGATCATCTGGATGCGATCGTCTGCCATCCGAAATCAGCTCTGCCCAATGTGCAACAGGCAACCTGATCTGGTGCCAGCAGATGGGTTTGGAGACGGGTTCACAGGGAACCCTAGAGACGGCCAGCCTGAAACTGTGGACTTCTGCTCCTTAACTTAG
- the ARL6IP4 gene encoding ADP-ribosylation factor-like protein 6-interacting protein 4 produces MAHSQVRKRSKSRSRSTSRSRQDTEKRKEKRKRSKDSQERRSQSPAHKRGPESQGPRRLLDSSKERKKKKKEKKKRKVSASSSSDSTSSSSSSRSSSSEEGSSDGESKPKKKKKSKKKLAKEKKEERRKRRRKKKAKKKASRKLKERAKEGKPKGEELPGPSLEQWQKEALVEPGPALTDEQKSRIQAMKPMTKEEWDARQSIIRRVVDPETGRTRLIKGDGEVLEEIVTKERHKEINKQATRGDGLSFQMKTGMLQQ; encoded by the exons ATGGCTCACAGCCAGGTGAGGAAGAGGTCCAAGTCCAGAAGCAGGAGCACCTCTCGGAGCAGACAAGACacggagaagaggaaggaaaagcggAAGAGGAGCAAAGACTCCCAGGAGAGGAGGAGCCAGTCTCCAGCTCACAAGAGAGGCCCCGAGTCTCAAGGCCCCCGGAGGCTCTTGGACTCCTCCAAAGAAA ggaaaaagaaaaaaaaggagaagaaaaagagaaaagtcaGTGCCTCCTCTTCCTCGGACAGCACaagttcctcctcttcttccaggtCTTCTTCCTCTGAGGAAGGGTCGAGCGACGGTGAGTCCAaacccaagaagaaaaagaagagcaagaagaaactggccaaagagaagaaggaggagaggaggaagaggaggaggaagaagaaagccaAAAAGAAAGCAAGCAGAAAACTGAAGGAGAGGGCAAAAGAGGGAAAGCCAAAGGGGGAAGAGCTACCTGGCCCTTCCCTGGAACAGTGGCAGAAAGAGGCGCTGGTGGAACCTGGCCCAG CCCTGACTGACGAGCAGAAATCCCGCATCCAGGCAATGAAGCCAATGACGAAGGAGGAATGGGATGCACGGCAGAGCATCATAAGGAGAGTCGTTGATCCTGAGACGGGAAGAACAAG GCTTATTAAAGGAGACGGTGAAGTCCTAGAAGAGATCGTTACTAAGGAGAGGCATAAAGAAATCAACAAG CAAGCAACCCGAGGAGACGGCCTTTCCTTCCAGATGAAGACAGGGATGCTGCAGCAATAG